The Trichoderma breve strain T069 chromosome 2, whole genome shotgun sequence DNA segment ggaagaggagcacgatgccgaggatgctggcgaagagaagcagaagaagaagaagaagtccaagaagcatgccgacgaggaagccGAAAACGATGACGCTcctgaagctgcagatgcCGATGCTAGTACCATGGATGTCAAACAACCCGCCCAGCAGACATCCTCTGAAGTCTACCAACCTCCCGATATCCCTGCCAACCCTCAGTATCCATTCTACAGCCAGACTGTTTCTCTTTACGAGCCCATATACCCCATCGGCTGGTCGCAACCAGTAACGAACAGCGAGTACCAACACCTACAACACCTCAAGAACAAATACGTTCCATCCCTGAGGGGTGTGTTGATGAACTACAAGAACGTCGCTCTGGGCGAGAACCCCGGCCGCAAAGGCGCCGCCGCTTCAGACGACGACCCGACCACTCTAAAGTCAGTCAATGAGTTCGcagttggctttggctggaTCACGGCTGAGGTCGACTTGTTTGTCCCCAGCCGTGGTGCGTGGATGGAAGGCAGCATCAACCTTCAGACTGAAGGCCATATTGGTGTCGTTTGCTTTGGTCAATTCAACGCCTCTATTGAGGCTCGTCGTCTGCCATCTGCCTGGAAGTGGGTCTCTAATGAGGATCCTGAGGCCTATGGTATGGAGGAGACTGCATCAGTGATTACTGCAGACGACCACGGAGTTGTGCGCCAGATCCACAGCACGGGGTTCTGGGTTGACGGAAGTGGAAAGAAGGTTAAGGGCAAGATTCGTTTCCGCATTCGCAACTTCGATGTCGGCGTCAGCGGCGAGACGAGCTACCTCAGTCTGGAAGGAACCATGTTGGATAGGGAGGCAGAAAAGGCACTTGTCAAGGAAGAGGCCGCTACGGCAGCTTTGAGAAAAGGAACCAAGGGAGCTCGCAAGGTCcagcgaagaagagcgccagAGTTCGCCATGACACGCTTcatggacgaggcggagCAACCAGCCGAGGCACCATCTGCTGAGGCAGAAGCGACTACAgcatagaagaagaagaaaaagaattttGGCATCACTGGCGGGACATGAAGTGGTGGCAGAGGGAAGCCATACAACCGGGGGAAACATGCTTTCGGAGTTTACTATAATACCCTCTCTGGATGGGGGCTTGTCACAATATTTATGAGCGTTGTACATTTGAGAATCGATTCAAAAATTTATTGCATTGCTAAGCATGGGCTGCCTCTGTCATTGAACTGTGACAACCCTTTCAGCTATCCTATAATTCCAAAATGCACAGTACCTTGTACTACTGCCAAACCAGATGCGTGTGCTGCGTGAATCCTGTCCCGGCTGCACTCTGGTTTTCTATGCCGATGCCTTTACCATCGGTTCCCATGGTCGTGCCAAATTCCAGAGATATATCTCTCCAATTGGCTCGTTTGTTGTGTTCTTTACAACAACATGCTGAAAGGGAGCCATTGCtgacgacagcagcagcgaagTGTCAACCCAGGAAGAAGCATCTTCCCAGCTAGGCTGCTCACAGAACCTGTCAACCTGTTTTCTAAAGGTGTTCCAATCCGAATGGTCGTTTACAACGACTTGAAATCGCACTCCTTGGATATCAACTGTGATGCGCTGCACCATGCTGGGAAACTCGTCAGAGCACCCGCTGCTGAGAATCCACGAGTAATCGGTTCTGTCGCCGTTGCTTTCCCAGTCGTACCACACCTGCGTCCCCCTTTCTGAAAAGTCGCTCAGCACCAGTCTTGACTGTGCGTCGAAGCTGATTGCGCAGTGTTGTTTCGATATACCCTCGACACTGGGTAAAATGATATCGCAGGTCCTCGGATCCGTGCCGAGGACGAAGCTGCCTGGGCGTTTAGGCGGTTGTGAGAATGTGAGTTGGATGGCTCTCCCGGGAGCATGGTTTGTGAGGTTGgagagacgagatgagagatATGGGTATGAGTTtgtagatgagatgatgcgaGAGGCGTTTTCGGGGAGTTGGGTAGATTTGTCGGCCCAAGAATGATGTGTGGTTGGGACGAGCCAggcgatgatgtcgtcggGATGAGTTGCCATGGTGAGATGTTGGAGTTATTAAGAATGTATAATTATTGTATGAGGTCAAAAGTGAATGCAGTTGAAATGAAAGTAAGCGCTGTGGTGATACAATATGCTGAGTGTAAAGAGTGAATCACAAATAAGTGTGTCGTTGCGT contains these protein-coding regions:
- a CDS encoding FHA domain-containing protein codes for the protein MATHPDDIIAWLVPTTHHSWADKSTQLPENASRIISSTNSYPYLSSRLSNLTNHAPGRAIQLTFSQPPKRPGSFVLGTDPRTCDIILPSVEGISKQHCAISFDAQSRLVLSDFSERGTQVWYDWESNGDRTDYSWILSSGCSDEFPSMVQRITVDIQGVRFQVVVNDHSDWNTFRKQVDRFCEQPSWEDASSWVDTSLLLSSAMAPFQHVVVKNTTNEPIGEIYLWNLARPWEPMVKASA